From Nerophis lumbriciformis linkage group LG38, RoL_Nlum_v2.1, whole genome shotgun sequence, the proteins below share one genomic window:
- the podxl2 gene encoding uncharacterized protein podxl2 isoform X1 codes for MKMTTAADMTGSCLFIFITLIVFQPSLTMTSPHPQDQHQRPLQDLVSLRSQLVQRSPEQIQQKSGTKVDGRQDPPDPEGNWTRPSDLTTPQVVATEESSMEASGVFGLDADERDGGEEGGVARDRRDEWTDLHPIFKRTSATLDLDTMIGYSPSSPALDAGPRQHREQLWEEDSHSSGFGALRTSTASGIATATPPPESDTGTDFGLLGVKGEDERRLNVPVDRVDKDEDGEKQTRRPPTHVSPSGPLAEATWDWLATPPQQAQVTCVDWTQPAGHGYVILNMTHNLNCEEFRVDGGVLLLKTMERLFARRMKSPEGSWRLYLSKPTHQQRQMLMHVASEQGVISTKDLLSMLTEMRISLNKVGVQGYGKPSPCPPRPSQTRSDYSKLFVVLVIIGSVCMVIIASGFIYICWQRRPPVTKSTFRAEELHFVENGCHDNPTLDVAGDSRPVTREKTIANGLAGAGEGGGDESSRWQVFVNQAAAEEEEEEQDTHL; via the exons ATGAAGATGACGACTGCAGCGGACATGACGGGGTCGTGCCTCTTCATCTTCATCACGCTGATCG TGTTCCAGCCGTCTCTCACGATGACTTCGCCACATCCTCAGGACCAACATCAAAGACCACTTCAGGACTTAGTCTCACTCAGATCCCAGCTGGTCCAAAGGAGTCCAGAACAGATCCAGCAGAAATCTGGGACCAAGGTGGACGGCCGGCAGGATCCACCG GACCCAGAGGGGAACTGGACACGTCCATCTGACCTTACGACCCCCCAAGTAGTCGCCACCGAGGAATCTTCCATGGAGGCTTCTGGCGTCTTTGGATTGGACGCAGACGAGCGAGACGGTGGTGAGGAGGGCGGAGTGGCCCGAGACAGAAGAGACGAGTGGACGGACCTCCATCCTATCTTCAAGAGGACGAGTGCTACACTGGACCTGGACACCATGATTG GCTACAGTCCCTCCTCACCCGCCCTCGATGCTGGGCCTCGGCAGCACCGTGAGCAG TTATGGGAGGAAGATTCTCACTCCAGCGGTTTTGGTGCCCTCCGCACCTCCACGGCCTCTGGCATCGCCACGGCAACGCCTCCCCCCGAGTCTGACACAGGCACAGACTTTGGACTATTGGGGGTCAAAG GCGAGGACGAAAGACGCCTCAATGTCCCCGTGGACCGTGTCGACAAAGACGAAGATGGCGAGAAGCAGACCAGGAGACCTCCCACCCATGTTTCGCCCAGCGGACCTTTGGCTGAGGCCACCTGGGACTGGCTGGCCACGCCCCCTCAGCAAGCAcag GTAACATGTGTGGACTGGACGCAACCTGCTGGACACGGCTACGTCATCCTCAACATGACGCACAACCTCAACTGT gaggAGTTCCGTGTGGATGGCGGTGTGCTCCTGCTGAAGACGATGGAGCGCCTGTTTGCCCGCAGGATGAAGAGCCCAGAGGGATCATGGCGACTTTACCTGAGCAAGCCGACACACCAACAACGGCAGATGCTCATGCACGTGGCATCTGAGCAAG GAGTGATCTCCACCAAAGACCTTCTGAGCATGCTGACAGAAATGAGGATAAGTTTGAACAAG GTGGGCGTCCAGGGCTACGGCAAACCCAGCCCATGTCCGCCTCGGCCGAGTCAGACGCGCAGCGACTACAGCAAACTCTTCGTGGTCCTGGTCATCATCGGCTCGGTCTGCATGGTCATCATCGCGTCAGGCTTCATCTACATCTGCTGGCAGAGACGCCCGCCCGTCACCAAGAGCACG TTCCGCGCCGAGGAGCTTCACTTCGTGGAGAACGGTTGCCACGACAACCCTACACTAGACGTGGCCGGCGATAGCCGGCCTGTGACGCGGGAGAAGACCATCGCCAACGGGCTGGCGGGTGCGGGCGAGGGGGGCGGAGACGAGAGCAGTCGCTGGCAG GTGTTTGTCAATCAAGCAGCggcggaagaggaggaggaagagcaaGACACACACCTCTGA
- the podxl2 gene encoding podocalyxin isoform X2 has product MTSPHPQDQHQRPLQDLVSLRSQLVQRSPEQIQQKSGTKVDGRQDPPDPEGNWTRPSDLTTPQVVATEESSMEASGVFGLDADERDGGEEGGVARDRRDEWTDLHPIFKRTSATLDLDTMIGYSPSSPALDAGPRQHREQLWEEDSHSSGFGALRTSTASGIATATPPPESDTGTDFGLLGVKGEDERRLNVPVDRVDKDEDGEKQTRRPPTHVSPSGPLAEATWDWLATPPQQAQVTCVDWTQPAGHGYVILNMTHNLNCEEFRVDGGVLLLKTMERLFARRMKSPEGSWRLYLSKPTHQQRQMLMHVASEQGVISTKDLLSMLTEMRISLNKVGVQGYGKPSPCPPRPSQTRSDYSKLFVVLVIIGSVCMVIIASGFIYICWQRRPPVTKSTFRAEELHFVENGCHDNPTLDVAGDSRPVTREKTIANGLAGAGEGGGDESSRWQVFVNQAAAEEEEEEQDTHL; this is encoded by the exons ATGACTTCGCCACATCCTCAGGACCAACATCAAAGACCACTTCAGGACTTAGTCTCACTCAGATCCCAGCTGGTCCAAAGGAGTCCAGAACAGATCCAGCAGAAATCTGGGACCAAGGTGGACGGCCGGCAGGATCCACCG GACCCAGAGGGGAACTGGACACGTCCATCTGACCTTACGACCCCCCAAGTAGTCGCCACCGAGGAATCTTCCATGGAGGCTTCTGGCGTCTTTGGATTGGACGCAGACGAGCGAGACGGTGGTGAGGAGGGCGGAGTGGCCCGAGACAGAAGAGACGAGTGGACGGACCTCCATCCTATCTTCAAGAGGACGAGTGCTACACTGGACCTGGACACCATGATTG GCTACAGTCCCTCCTCACCCGCCCTCGATGCTGGGCCTCGGCAGCACCGTGAGCAG TTATGGGAGGAAGATTCTCACTCCAGCGGTTTTGGTGCCCTCCGCACCTCCACGGCCTCTGGCATCGCCACGGCAACGCCTCCCCCCGAGTCTGACACAGGCACAGACTTTGGACTATTGGGGGTCAAAG GCGAGGACGAAAGACGCCTCAATGTCCCCGTGGACCGTGTCGACAAAGACGAAGATGGCGAGAAGCAGACCAGGAGACCTCCCACCCATGTTTCGCCCAGCGGACCTTTGGCTGAGGCCACCTGGGACTGGCTGGCCACGCCCCCTCAGCAAGCAcag GTAACATGTGTGGACTGGACGCAACCTGCTGGACACGGCTACGTCATCCTCAACATGACGCACAACCTCAACTGT gaggAGTTCCGTGTGGATGGCGGTGTGCTCCTGCTGAAGACGATGGAGCGCCTGTTTGCCCGCAGGATGAAGAGCCCAGAGGGATCATGGCGACTTTACCTGAGCAAGCCGACACACCAACAACGGCAGATGCTCATGCACGTGGCATCTGAGCAAG GAGTGATCTCCACCAAAGACCTTCTGAGCATGCTGACAGAAATGAGGATAAGTTTGAACAAG GTGGGCGTCCAGGGCTACGGCAAACCCAGCCCATGTCCGCCTCGGCCGAGTCAGACGCGCAGCGACTACAGCAAACTCTTCGTGGTCCTGGTCATCATCGGCTCGGTCTGCATGGTCATCATCGCGTCAGGCTTCATCTACATCTGCTGGCAGAGACGCCCGCCCGTCACCAAGAGCACG TTCCGCGCCGAGGAGCTTCACTTCGTGGAGAACGGTTGCCACGACAACCCTACACTAGACGTGGCCGGCGATAGCCGGCCTGTGACGCGGGAGAAGACCATCGCCAACGGGCTGGCGGGTGCGGGCGAGGGGGGCGGAGACGAGAGCAGTCGCTGGCAG GTGTTTGTCAATCAAGCAGCggcggaagaggaggaggaagagcaaGACACACACCTCTGA
- the blcap gene encoding apoptosis inducing factor BLCAP, translating into MYCLQWLLPVLLIPKPLNPALWFNHSMFMGFYLLSFLLERKPCTICALIFLAALFLICYSCWGNCFLYHCQDAALPHAAHDPAIVGT; encoded by the coding sequence ATGTATTGCCTGCAGTGGCTTCTGCCTGTGCTGCTCATCCCCAAGCCGCTGAACCCGGCGCTGTGGTTCAACCACTCCATGTTCATGGGCTTCTACCTGCTCAGCTTCCTGCTGGAGAGGAAGCCCTGCACCATCTGTGCCTTGATCTTCCTGGCCGCCCTCTTTCTCATCTGCTACAGCTGCTGGGGCAACTGCTTCCTGTACCACTGTCAGGACGCCGCCCTGCCCCACGCCGCCCACGACCCGGCCATCGTGGGCACCTAG